A segment of the Candidatus Pelagisphaera phototrophica genome:
CAGGTGAGTTGTTATTCGACTTGCTATTGGATGACGAGATCGATGTGCGGGCTGAGGCGCTGACGATGTACTCCCTGTTGCGGCTGGACGGCTTCGAGAAGATGCTGGAGATGACCTTGGGAGATGAGAGCGTGGTCATTCAAAAACGGGCCGTTCAAAATATCCTGCAATTGATGGGGGAACCCGGCCGGGCGTTGCTAGAGGATTACGTGAAAGATGAGGGCGCCGCGACTCCCTTGTCCGTATTTATAAACAGTCAATTAAAGGTGCCAAAATGAGTCCTAGGATTTGGCTACTTCATTTATCGATTTACTGCCTTTCAATTTTCGAGTTTGGCGGAATTGCAGTGGCGGAAACTTCTTCCGGGCAAGAGTCGATTCGCATTGTGCAATTGATTCAGGGAAACCAGTTGAGAAGAATGTATCCAGAAGCTCTGACGGGATTGATTGAAAGTGTTTCCACCCAAACGACCTTAAACGTGGATCCCGATCCCCTGGTGATCGAGTCTTTCGATGATCCAGCGATCTTTAAGCATCCATTCATCTATGTTAATTATGGAGATCGACAGGACTGGCAACTGACCGAAAGCGAAAAGCAAGCGTTGAAGCGATATATCGAGCGAGGTGGATTCATTTTTATCGATGCGGGAATTAGTGCGTCGTTTTTGGGAAACCAAACTTCTCGGGCTCAAGGGCAGAGCTTTGCAGAGTGGCGTGTGCGGCCCAACCTGGCGGAGCTCTTCAAGGAGATCGTTTCAGAAACGAGTTTTCGACCCTTGCCTCGATCGCATGGCCTATTTCGTTCTTTCCATGTTGGTTTGCCCGATAGCAGCGTCCTGCCGGATACCGTGAGGGAATTCGTGGTCAACGAAAAATGGCCTCAGGGAAGCTACTCGGCGATGGGATTGGAGGTGGAAGGCCGTCTGGCAGTCTTGGCCATGCCAATTATCGCGATGGGTTGGGGCCGAAACGAAGTAGGAAGATGGACTCGAAGTATAGGATTTCGAATACGTGAAAGCGCGGAAGGCTTGTCGGATCGCTTGTCTGAAGCCTATGCTTCGGGGGAACCCTTTGAGGTGACCCGCGAGGATGGGCGCACGGACATCATCTACACGCAGAATGAAGGAATGGCCAGTTGGGTGCAGGAAGCAGGAGGGGATTGGCGTGTTTTTCAATATCACTACAGCCAAGAGATCAGCGATTACGCCCATGTTTTCTATACACAGTTAGGGGTAAATATATTTGTCTATGTTTTTACGCAGTAGATGGTTGTTAACTACAGTACGGATTCGTTGAAAGCCACGTTCAGTTTGACCTCTTTTACTCAAAGAAATTTACTGTTCCTCAGATGGACGAAAACGGCGGAAACCTTGCGAGTTCTGACCTGGAAGGTAAGGTTCGTTAAGGTTGGCTAAGCATGCGTTCCGGAATGCTTGCTTCGCTGCTGGAACTTCTTCCGACGGCTTCAACAATTTCGATTGGTGTCCTCGGTTCCAGATTAATTCTGGGGCGCGTCGACGGCGGAAGTCAGCCGTTCGTGGATG
Coding sequences within it:
- a CDS encoding DUF4159 domain-containing protein, translated to MSPRIWLLHLSIYCLSIFEFGGIAVAETSSGQESIRIVQLIQGNQLRRMYPEALTGLIESVSTQTTLNVDPDPLVIESFDDPAIFKHPFIYVNYGDRQDWQLTESEKQALKRYIERGGFIFIDAGISASFLGNQTSRAQGQSFAEWRVRPNLAELFKEIVSETSFRPLPRSHGLFRSFHVGLPDSSVLPDTVREFVVNEKWPQGSYSAMGLEVEGRLAVLAMPIIAMGWGRNEVGRWTRSIGFRIRESAEGLSDRLSEAYASGEPFEVTREDGRTDIIYTQNEGMASWVQEAGGDWRVFQYHYSQEISDYAHVFYTQLGVNIFVYVFTQ